A genomic window from Sphingobacteriales bacterium includes:
- a CDS encoding class I fructose-bisphosphate aldolase, giving the protein MSKYASLLGEERAEFLLEHHSKTIDKSMLHLPSADFVEKIWMQSNRNPQVLRSLQQLYSNGRLANTGYVSILPVDQGIEHSAGASFAPNPIYFDSENIVKLAIEGGCNAVASTYGVLGSVARKYAHKIPFIVKINHNEFLSYPNAFDQIMFGTIKDAWNMGAVAVGATIYFGSAESRRQIVEVAKAFEYAHELGMATILWCYLRNSNFKKDSVDYHTSADLSSQANHLGVTIQADIIKQKLPTNNGGYDAIKFGKSHPKVYSQLTTDHPIDLTRYQVANCYMGRSGLINSGGESKGQTDLAEAVETAIVNKRAGGMGLISGRKAFQKDMKVGIELLNAIQDVYLDNDVTIA; this is encoded by the coding sequence ATGAGCAAGTATGCATCACTTTTAGGCGAAGAAAGAGCCGAGTTTCTGTTAGAACATCATTCCAAAACCATTGACAAATCGATGCTGCACCTGCCGAGTGCGGATTTCGTGGAGAAGATATGGATGCAAAGCAACCGCAATCCACAGGTATTGCGCAGCTTACAGCAATTATACAGCAACGGCAGATTAGCGAATACCGGATATGTTTCCATTCTGCCGGTTGACCAGGGTATTGAACACAGTGCCGGTGCCAGTTTTGCTCCCAATCCCATTTATTTCGATTCCGAGAATATCGTGAAACTGGCTATCGAAGGCGGCTGCAACGCAGTAGCCTCCACCTATGGTGTACTGGGTTCTGTAGCCAGGAAATATGCCCACAAAATTCCGTTTATCGTCAAGATCAACCATAACGAGTTTTTATCCTACCCGAATGCATTCGACCAGATCATGTTCGGAACCATTAAGGATGCCTGGAATATGGGCGCTGTAGCGGTGGGAGCCACCATCTATTTTGGCTCCGCGGAATCGCGCAGACAAATTGTGGAAGTGGCTAAAGCGTTTGAATATGCGCACGAACTGGGAATGGCGACCATCTTATGGTGCTACCTCAGAAATTCCAATTTCAAGAAAGACAGCGTGGATTATCACACTTCTGCAGATTTATCTTCTCAGGCCAACCATTTGGGTGTAACCATACAGGCAGATATCATCAAACAGAAACTGCCGACCAACAACGGCGGTTACGATGCCATCAAGTTTGGCAAATCGCACCCGAAAGTATATTCCCAACTGACAACAGACCACCCGATTGACTTGACCCGATATCAGGTTGCCAATTGTTACATGGGACGTTCCGGATTAATCAACTCAGGCGGAGAAAGTAAGGGCCAAACAGACCTGGCGGAAGCGGTAGAAACAGCCATCGTCAACAAACGCGCCGGCGGTATGGGACTGATTTCCGGAAGGAAAGCCTTCCA